Proteins from one Mesoplodon densirostris isolate mMesDen1 chromosome 1, mMesDen1 primary haplotype, whole genome shotgun sequence genomic window:
- the LOC132486814 gene encoding HMG box transcription factor BBX-like isoform X1: MKGSHRNKDYSAEGEGAGKRPKRKCLQWHPLLAKKLLDFSEEEEEEDQEEDIDKVQLLGAAGLEQDGETEDDESPEQRARRPMNAFLLFCKRHRSLVRQEHRNRLDNRGATKILADWWAVLDPKEKQKYTDMAKEYKHAFMKANPGYKWCATTNKPVKSPTSTVNPREKLWAFPSDSSRALPSPKKTKPEEMPQLNFGLADPTQMGGLSMLLLAGEHVLGTPEISSGTCRPDVSESSELRQESPLFQFAEISSGTSHPDVPSKQCQASALFQFAEICSKTSQLGGAEPVKRCGESALFQLAEMCLASEGVKMEESKLIKAKESDGGRIQELEKGKEEREMKMEKIDEARFQKEAEFEKSAKENVRDSKELRNFEELRMDDIMGIKMEAPKAIKKEELEEDQKCSHFPDFSYSGSSKIIISDVPSRKDHMCHPHGIRIIEIPTALSKPEKLKKEKKKTKMDRQGNDKSTPKKTCKKRQSSESDIESVMYTIEAVAKGDWGIEKLGDTPRKQVHTSSSGKGSILDAKPPKKKVKSREKKMSKERSSDTTQESRPQDFISISASKNISGEVPEGIKAEPLTPTEDALPPSLSGQAKPEDSECHRKIETCGSRKSERSCKGALYKTLVSEGMLTSLRANVGRGKRRSGKGKSSDHEECWHEESWTFHQSGTSGSKKFKKTKPKEDSLLGSAKLDEEFEKKFNSLPQYSPVTFDQKCVPVPRKKKKSGHMSSEPTQTSKGPFQSQKKNLFHKIVSKYKHKKEKPNVPEKGSGDKWSNKQLFLAAIHPTEAIFSEDRNTTEPAYKVTNAPSIPNTPEPTRAQEPLVGSQKRKARKTKITHLVRTADGRVSPAGGTLDDKPKEHLQRSLVKVTETGCNDECSHNREATETRSSTPEMPAVSAFFSLAVPAEVAAMENA, translated from the coding sequence atgaaaggcagtcatagaaataaagattattccgcagaaggagaaggagctggaaaacgaccaaaacgaaagtgccttcagtggcatccattgctagcaaagaaacttcttgacttttcagaagaggaagaagaggaagaccaAGAGGAGGATATTGATAAGGTTCAACTTCTTGGGGCCGCGGGTCTAGagcaagatggtgaaactgaagatgatgaatcaccagaacagcgagcccggagaccaatgaatgcatttctcttattttgcaaacgtcatcgctctcttgtacgtcaggaacacaggaacaggcttgataaccgaggtgctaccaagatactagctgattggtgggctgttctcgatccaaaggaaaagcagaaatacacagacatggccaaggagtataaacatgcatttatgaaagcaaatcctggctacaaatggtgtgctaccacaaacaagcctgtgaaatccccaacatccactgtcaatccacgggagaaactgtgggccttcccatctgactcttcaagagccttgccaagccccaagaaaacaaagcctgaagaaatgcctcagcttaactttgggctggctgatcctactcaaatgggaggcctgagcatgctgcttttagctggagaacatgttcttggtacaccagagatatcctctggcacttgcaggcctgatgtttcagaatcctctgaattgcgtcaggagtcaccattatttcagtttgccgagatatcttcaggtacctcccaccctgatgttccgtcaaaacaatgtcaagcatcagccttgtttcagtttgcagagatctgttcgaagacttcacagttgggcggtgctgaacctgtaaaacgctgtggagagtctgcactctttcaactggcagagatgtgcctggcatcagagggggtgaaaatggaagaatcaaagctaataaaagccaaagaatcagatggcggaagaattcaagaactggagaagggcaaggaagaaagagaaatgaaaatggagaaaatagatgaagccaggttccagaaagaagcagaatttgaaaaatcagctaaggaaaatgtaagagattctaaggaattaagaaattttgaggagctgcgaatggatgatataatgggtataaaaatggaagctcctaaagcaattaaaaaggaagaattagaggaagatcaaaaatgtagtcacttccctgatttttcttactctggcagtagcaagataataataagcgatgttcccagtaggaaggatcacatgtgccatcctcatggcattaggatcatcgagattcccacagcgttaagcaaaccagaaaagctaaaaaaggaaaagaagaaaaccaaaatggatcGACAGGGAAATGATAAATCCACACCCAAGAAGACTTGCAAAAAGAGGCAGTCCTCGGAATCTGATATCGAGAGTGTCATGTACACCATTGAAGCTGTTGCAAAGGGAGACTGGGGCATCGAGAAGCTTGGAGATACCCCTCGCAAGCAGGTGCATACATCCTCGAGTGGCAAGGGAAGCATTTTGGATGCCAAGccaccaaagaagaaagtgaaatcaagagagaagaaaatgtcaaaggagagatcctcagacaccacccaagagtcaagacctcaagattttatcagtatttctgccagcaagaacatttctggtgaggtcccagagggtataaaagcagaacctttgacccctacggaggatgcattaccacccagtctatcgggacaggccaagcctgaggacagtgagtgtcacagaaaaatagagacttgtggctcccggaaatctgagaggtcttgcaaaggtgctctttataaaaccctggtgtctgagggtatgctcacctctctgcgagctaatgttggcagagggaaacgaaggtcaggaaaaggaaagtcctctgatcatgaagagtgttggcatgaagaaagctggacatttcaccagagtgggaccagtggaagcaagaagttcaagaagacaaagccaaaggaagactctctccttggctcagcaaagctggatgaagaatttgaaaagaaattcaacagcctccctcagtatagtcctgttacatttgaccagaaatgtgtacctgtcccaagaaaaaagaagaagagcggacatatgtcctcagaaccgacccaaaccagcaaaggtcctttccagtctcagaaaaagaacttattccacaaaattgtcagcaaatacaagcacaaaaaggagaagcctaatgttccggaaaaaggaagtggggataaatggtcaaacaagcaactcttcttggctgccattcaccctacagaagccatattttcagaagacagaaacaccacagagcctgcttataaggttacaaatgccccatccattcccaacactccagagccaacaagggcgcaagaacccttggtgggcagtcaaaagagaaaagcaaggaaaaccaagatcacacaccttGTCAGGACAGCAGATGGCCGGGTATCACCAGCAGGAGGTACTTTGGATGACAAACCAAAGGAACACCTGCAGAGGAGTCTTGTTAAGGTGACCGAGACAGGCTGCAATGACGAATGCTCACACAACCGAGAGGCCACGGAGACGCGGAGCAGCACCCCAGAGATGCCCGCCGTGTCTGCGTTCTTCAGCCTCGCTGTGCCGGCCGAAGTGGCTGCCATGGAAAATgcatag
- the LOC132486814 gene encoding HMG box transcription factor BBX-like isoform X2 — MKGSHRNKDYSAEGEGAGKRPKRKCLQWHPLLAKKLLDFSEEEEEEDQEEDIDKVQLLGAAGLEQDGETEDDESPEQRARRPMNAFLLFCKRHRSLVRQEHRNRLDNRGATKILADWWAVLDPKEKQKYTDMAKEYKHAFMKANPGYKWCATTNKPVKSPTSTVNPREKLWAFPSDSSRALPSPKKTKPEEMPQLNFGLADPTQMGGLSMLLLAGEHVLGTPEISSGTCRPDVSESSELRQESPLFQFAEISSGTSHPDVPSKQCQASALFQFAEICSKTSQLGGAEPVKRCGESALFQLAEMCLASEGVKMEESKLIKAKESDGGRIQELEKGKEEREMKMEKIDEARFQKEAEFEKSAKENVRDSKELRNFEELRMDDIMGIKMEAPKAIKKEELEEDQKCSHFPDFSYSGSSKIIISDVPSRKDHMCHPHGIRIIEIPTALSKPEKLKKEKKKTKMDRQGNDKSTPKKTCKKRQSSESDIESVMYTIEAVAKGDWGIEKLGDTPRKQVHTSSSGKGSILDAKPPKKKVKSREKKMSKERSSDTTQESRPQDFISISASKNISGEVPEGIKAEPLTPTEDALPPSLSGQAKPEDSECHRKIETCGSRKSERSCKGALYKTLVSEGMLTSLRANVGRGKRRSGKGKSSDHEECWHEESWTFHQSGTSGSKKFKKTKPKEDSLLGSAKLDEEFEKKFNSLPQYSPVTFDQKCVPVPRKKKKSGHMSSEPTQTSKGSGDKWSNKQLFLAAIHPTEAIFSEDRNTTEPAYKVTNAPSIPNTPEPTRAQEPLVGSQKRKARKTKITHLVRTADGRVSPAGGTLDDKPKEHLQRSLVKVTETGCNDECSHNREATETRSSTPEMPAVSAFFSLAVPAEVAAMENA; from the exons atgaaaggcagtcatagaaataaagattattccgcagaaggagaaggagctggaaaacgaccaaaacgaaagtgccttcagtggcatccattgctagcaaagaaacttcttgacttttcagaagaggaagaagaggaagaccaAGAGGAGGATATTGATAAGGTTCAACTTCTTGGGGCCGCGGGTCTAGagcaagatggtgaaactgaagatgatgaatcaccagaacagcgagcccggagaccaatgaatgcatttctcttattttgcaaacgtcatcgctctcttgtacgtcaggaacacaggaacaggcttgataaccgaggtgctaccaagatactagctgattggtgggctgttctcgatccaaaggaaaagcagaaatacacagacatggccaaggagtataaacatgcatttatgaaagcaaatcctggctacaaatggtgtgctaccacaaacaagcctgtgaaatccccaacatccactgtcaatccacgggagaaactgtgggccttcccatctgactcttcaagagccttgccaagccccaagaaaacaaagcctgaagaaatgcctcagcttaactttgggctggctgatcctactcaaatgggaggcctgagcatgctgcttttagctggagaacatgttcttggtacaccagagatatcctctggcacttgcaggcctgatgtttcagaatcctctgaattgcgtcaggagtcaccattatttcagtttgccgagatatcttcaggtacctcccaccctgatgttccgtcaaaacaatgtcaagcatcagccttgtttcagtttgcagagatctgttcgaagacttcacagttgggcggtgctgaacctgtaaaacgctgtggagagtctgcactctttcaactggcagagatgtgcctggcatcagagggggtgaaaatggaagaatcaaagctaataaaagccaaagaatcagatggcggaagaattcaagaactggagaagggcaaggaagaaagagaaatgaaaatggagaaaatagatgaagccaggttccagaaagaagcagaatttgaaaaatcagctaaggaaaatgtaagagattctaaggaattaagaaattttgaggagctgcgaatggatgatataatgggtataaaaatggaagctcctaaagcaattaaaaaggaagaattagaggaagatcaaaaatgtagtcacttccctgatttttcttactctggcagtagcaagataataataagcgatgttcccagtaggaaggatcacatgtgccatcctcatggcattaggatcatcgagattcccacagcgttaagcaaaccagaaaagctaaaaaaggaaaagaagaaaaccaaaatggatcGACAGGGAAATGATAAATCCACACCCAAGAAGACTTGCAAAAAGAGGCAGTCCTCGGAATCTGATATCGAGAGTGTCATGTACACCATTGAAGCTGTTGCAAAGGGAGACTGGGGCATCGAGAAGCTTGGAGATACCCCTCGCAAGCAGGTGCATACATCCTCGAGTGGCAAGGGAAGCATTTTGGATGCCAAGccaccaaagaagaaagtgaaatcaagagagaagaaaatgtcaaaggagagatcctcagacaccacccaagagtcaagacctcaagattttatcagtatttctgccagcaagaacatttctggtgaggtcccagagggtataaaagcagaacctttgacccctacggaggatgcattaccacccagtctatcgggacaggccaagcctgaggacagtgagtgtcacagaaaaatagagacttgtggctcccggaaatctgagaggtcttgcaaaggtgctctttataaaaccctggtgtctgagggtatgctcacctctctgcgagctaatgttggcagagggaaacgaaggtcaggaaaaggaaagtcctctgatcatgaagagtgttggcatgaagaaagctggacatttcaccagagtgggaccagtggaagcaagaagttcaagaagacaaagccaaaggaagactctctccttggctcagcaaagctggatgaagaatttgaaaagaaattcaacagcctccctcagtatagtcctgttacatttgaccagaaatgtgtacctgtcccaagaaaaaagaagaagagcggacatatgtcctcagaaccgacccaaaccagcaaag gaagtggggataaatggtcaaacaagcaactcttcttggctgccattcaccctacagaagccatattttcagaagacagaaacaccacagagcctgcttataaggttacaaatgccccatccattcccaacactccagagccaacaagggcgcaagaacccttggtgggcagtcaaaagagaaaagcaaggaaaaccaagatcacacaccttGTCAGGACAGCAGATGGCCGGGTATCACCAGCAGGAGGTACTTTGGATGACAAACCAAAGGAACACCTGCAGAGGAGTCTTGTTAAGGTGACCGAGACAGGCTGCAATGACGAATGCTCACACAACCGAGAGGCCACGGAGACGCGGAGCAGCACCCCAGAGATGCCCGCCGTGTCTGCGTTCTTCAGCCTCGCTGTGCCGGCCGAAGTGGCTGCCATGGAAAATgcatag